The sequence below is a genomic window from Kosmotoga arenicorallina S304.
TTTGATGCTACCGTTTCAGAAGTTGCTCCGCTGTTGCCCGAAAATCACAGAGAAGATTTCATGAATGAAATGAAAGCAGCAAAGGATGACAGTATAGAAGGTAAAATTATCTCCATAGGAGATTTGCTTTCAGCAACTCTTGAAGCAGATATTCACTCCCGTTTCTTTCCCGAATACTATGAAGAGGCCCTTGGAAGCCTTAAAAAAAGACTCTCCCGCTTTGATGACTTTCAACCTTATAGAATACTCAAAGAAAGCTTATGGATAAAGGATTATCAGGAAGCGCTGGTCGTATTGCTTAGAGCGGTGCGCTGGAACAGACTAAAAAGGAATGTCGAAACCACCGTTGCAGGCCATTCTTTTTATGTTGCGGTAATAGCTTACCTGCTGGCTCTGATGGAAAATGAAGTGGGGAACAACGTAAATAGCCTTGAAGTTGTTAAAAAGGCTTTGCTTCACGATATACCCGAGAGTTTGACGGGAGACATAATCACCCCTACAAAGCGCAAAGTGAAGGGCTTTGAAGAAGTCATCTCGAGAGTGGAAGAAAAAATGGTGAGCGAAAGGCTCCTTGTGCATATGCCGGAAAGTATAGCACTCGAACTTAAACAGAGAATGCTCGATCCCTTTGGAGGCACAGAAGGTAAATTGGTCAGGGCAGCTGACCTCACAGCAGCCGTTGTGGAATGCCTGATGGAAATAAAAACCGGAAATGCACAGCTCGCTTTCCGCTCTGCTATAAGCAATATGCTTGATACACTCTCAGAATCAGAATTCGAGAATGTAAGATATCTTTCCGACTCTTTGCGGTGGGGGCTCGAATGGGTAGGAAGATGAACCACTAAAAATAAAAGAAAGCACCGAAATCCCGGTGCTTTTTTCTAATATTCCTCACAGTGTTTTCATGAAGTGTTCTAACCTGTCTAAACCTTTTTCCAATTCTTCGATAGAGCTCGCATAAGAAAGCCTGATAAACCCTTCAGCATTGAAAGCACTTCCCGGGATCATACCAACCCCTGCTTTCTCGAGAAGCGCGACGCAGAACTCAAAGGAATCTTTGATTCCCTTTCCAAGATAATCTCTGATGTCCACGAAGAAATAGAATGCACCTTTTGGAAAAAAGAATTTCAATCCCATCTCTTTCAACCTGTTGCCGACATAGTCTCTTCTAATAATAAACTCCTTAACCATATAACCGGTTTCTACATCAAGCGCTTTCAATGCGGCATATTGAGCTATGGTGTTTACATTGGAGGTTGAATGTCCCTGTATCTTTGTAACTGCTTTTGCAATTTCTTTTTTAGCTGCCAGATATCCGATCCGCCAACCGGTCATTGAATAGGCTTTAGAAAAGGCATTAATGACAATCGCCAATTCTTTCATCCCCTCAAAGGAAGCAATGCTTACATGCTTTTCGTCAAAGGCTAACTTCTCATAAACCTCATCGGAAATAACTATAATCCCATGTTTTTTCAGAAGTTCAGAAAGCTCCTTTAGATATTCCTCTGGATATACAGAACCGGTAGGATTGTTTGGTGAATTTATGATTATCGCCTTTGTGCGTTCGCTGAAAGCCTCTTCAATTTTCGACAATTTTGGAATGTAAGCATCTTCCGGGAAAGCCTTCACATAAACGGGGATCCCGTCGCAAAGTTTTACCTGTGCCTCATAGCTAACCCATGCAGGAGAGATGAGAATCACTTCGTCACCGGGTTCAAGGATAGCTTTAAGACTGTTGTAGATAGCTTGCTTGCCTCCGTTGGAAACCACTATCTCTTCTGCCGAATAAGACAGATTGTTGTCCTTTGCCAGCTTTTGCGCAATTTTCTCCCGCAGCGCTGCTATCCCGGCTGAAGCAGTGTACTTCGTTTTGCCTTCTTTAATTGCGCTTATTGCTGCTTCAGAGATAGGTTCAGGAGTGGGGAAATCTGGCTCGCCAGCGGTGAGCTTGATGACATCTTCTCCACGAGCTAATTTTTCAAGAACCCTTTGATTGAATTGAAGCGTTATTGACGGTGAAACAGAGTTAACACTGCTTGATAGCTTCATTTGCTTAACCTCCGATAGGGAAATTCACCGCTATTATACTCTGGAACCTGGAGAATTACAATTGAAGATACTGAAGAATGTGGTTGTCGGTTGTGGATTGTTGGTTGTGGGTTGCTTGAAAAGCCGAGTAACGTGCTATGAGGAACGACGGTTGATAATGCGACAGCTGGTAATACGACAATTGGTGGAGCGACGATTGCAAGGCAATCAAAAAGCCGAGTAACGCCATTCGAGTAACGAGTAGTACCTAAACATATCTTTAAGATTTTTCTCACAACTCGGTACTTAATTTCTCGATTCTCGTGACTCGCAACTCGGTTCTTCTCCGCCGCAGGTGCAGAGCCATTCTGGAAGAATGCAGAGCCGTGACGGAGTCACGCATAACCTTGGCGAAGCCCAGCATAGCCATTTTTATCAACTTTATTGATTCTCAGCTCTCATAACTCGAATAACGTAACTCGGCACTTTTCCGCCGCAGGCGCATAGCCATTCCGCAGGAATGCAAAGCCATGACGAAGTCACGTATGGCCTGGGTTGAGCCTAGCACAGCCTTTTCATTCATTCTCTCGAACTCTCGGATCTCGATTCTCAGAACACTCACATCTTATTCAACGTTTCAAGTATTACCAGTACGATATCATTAAGGGAATCCTTTTTGAAAAGCCTTGCTCCGGCTTCTTTACGCCTTTCGCCGGATATTATTGCGGAACAAACAACGAGGATAACATCGTTAAGACCGTATTTGAGCCGTTCAATGAATTCTACGCGGAAACTCGGGATAGCTTCTCTTATAGCAGCCACTGTGGCTTCAACAGCTGCCATATACTTTTCATCGTCGTTTATATCAACAACAGAACTGCCGGAAAGCTGTTTTCCATCATCATCTATGCTTACGCTTACGGTAAGGCGCTTGTTGGTAGATTTCGTTTCCATAGTGAGGAGGTTGAATCTTGCCGTTTCGTCGGCAAGCGCCTCTTCATAAGTCTCGCTTGTAGTTGAATCTGGTTCGTCATCGGAAATCTGGGCAACACTGACGATTTTCCTGTCTATTTTCACCCCAGAAGCGGCATATATGGCAGTTTCGATATCTCGAACCAATTGCTTGGCAGGTTTTTTGATATCCGCAAGAATATGGATTTCTTTTAATTCCCCGCCATCATCGGCAAGGATCTTTGCACCCTTTACTCCGGGCAGTTTGTTAACTATCTGTTCAAGCGTAACCATATTTTCCATCCGAATTCCCCCTTAAACTCATATAAACGCAAGCACCAGGGAAACTCCAGCTAGAATAATAGAGAGTAACAAAAAACGAATGCCCCTTTTATCATAAAGCTTTGGATTACCCGCTTTTCTGAGCTTCCGTGTGCCAATCTCAAAGAACACGAGACTCACAAAAAAGAAAACGATTGCTGCCGAAAAGAAAATAGACGATAGAGTTTTCATAAACCATTCCTCACAACTTTCCCCTCAATATAGACCGGGACAATTGAGAACATATCAATTTTAGCACAAAAGGCTACGTCTTTACCAAATCCTTTTCTTACAAGGGCTTTTCCATGGCTTGCAACGGTTTTTAATACTCTTTCGAGCTCTTTTCCAAGCATCATATATTCATTCAAAGCTACCACGGCAGAATCGGTAAGCTCAACTTTTTTCGCAGTCGAGGTGATGTTTTTTATAAGCGCTCCTGCGCAGAGCACATCCTCGAGGGCTAATTTTCCCCGGTTGCCAGCGCATCCTATGCCAATTGCATCGCAACCGGATACAATTACTTTTTCAGCAACGCTCTTAACATTAAGGAAAGATGAGATATATAGCTGCCTGGCTTTTTTCATACGTTCAATGAGCTTCGTGCCATTTGAAGTTGTCATGATTATCTCTTTCCC
It includes:
- a CDS encoding 2-phosphosulfolactate phosphatase, which produces MPDIAIAIDVLRATSSMVVALARGAKAIIPVSALEKARELKAQNPDALLGGERESLKPQDFDLGNSPFDYEQVKGKEIIMTTSNGTKLIERMKKARQLYISSFLNVKSVAEKVIVSGCDAIGIGCAGNRGKLALEDVLCAGALIKNITSTAKKVELTDSAVVALNEYMMLGKELERVLKTVASHGKALVRKGFGKDVAFCAKIDMFSIVPVYIEGKVVRNGL
- a CDS encoding YfbR-like 5'-deoxynucleotidase; amino-acid sequence: MYQGLIRLLELYTNLFTMFRWNNRPTLLRTNEAENAFISAQFSLLLSLIAREHGEEINEDRLFKRILFKELPKCIISDISVDTKVLIKELDPEKWDAVFDATVSEVAPLLPENHREDFMNEMKAAKDDSIEGKIISIGDLLSATLEADIHSRFFPEYYEEALGSLKKRLSRFDDFQPYRILKESLWIKDYQEALVVLLRAVRWNRLKRNVETTVAGHSFYVAVIAYLLALMENEVGNNVNSLEVVKKALLHDIPESLTGDIITPTKRKVKGFEEVISRVEEKMVSERLLVHMPESIALELKQRMLDPFGGTEGKLVRAADLTAAVVECLMEIKTGNAQLAFRSAISNMLDTLSESEFENVRYLSDSLRWGLEWVGR
- the aspC gene encoding aspartate aminotransferase, translating into MKLSSSVNSVSPSITLQFNQRVLEKLARGEDVIKLTAGEPDFPTPEPISEAAISAIKEGKTKYTASAGIAALREKIAQKLAKDNNLSYSAEEIVVSNGGKQAIYNSLKAILEPGDEVILISPAWVSYEAQVKLCDGIPVYVKAFPEDAYIPKLSKIEEAFSERTKAIIINSPNNPTGSVYPEEYLKELSELLKKHGIIVISDEVYEKLAFDEKHVSIASFEGMKELAIVINAFSKAYSMTGWRIGYLAAKKEIAKAVTKIQGHSTSNVNTIAQYAALKALDVETGYMVKEFIIRRDYVGNRLKEMGLKFFFPKGAFYFFVDIRDYLGKGIKDSFEFCVALLEKAGVGMIPGSAFNAEGFIRLSYASSIEELEKGLDRLEHFMKTL